Proteins from a genomic interval of Centroberyx gerrardi isolate f3 chromosome 23, fCenGer3.hap1.cur.20231027, whole genome shotgun sequence:
- the kdm6ba gene encoding uncharacterized protein kdm6ba isoform X1 encodes MFFGASIGDSSVNGWMHHAVEQFGGRGTRDSFPLDGLNRGPWAPVGGRAWPPPARCSPGINQHQLLPHLPPGPMGGLNHPSKFFNNGPMQVRGGEKLDLPQAMLSGLQREQQRPPHHHLHPPPPHRAWEQLGQLYESHPPPPQGHPAVPLPNEHTLRLHNGGYAGSGGPPPNPHLPPGRPNQLLKFGGPQEQHIPRGPLGDEMWAQVQQQQRGYPGKMLGGQLKRPAPPLGEHSVIQHTPLPSLHPSSRPGAEDCPSPSKRKKSSDQVSHPGLQRFSGLGQSLPSQQQPSGHYPPPKPAFWNPLHKANTPWQPHTTERKNAPSQEFQVRTETNKQSMGGYTHKSSPVSSTPSTLSPPPTSSPGSYNQGCGAPQPQKAAFQPQAVNQQSPHSSYSHPSSKLAPTPPRQAMEPRGPQRGLLIGGRCGSQAFPHTPSTPTRGDRDQHLHTQSSPANPPATSSSSVPYSHFQPHPGLGHQGPPPPPPPPPASSTSVPQQQQSGPHEAWRYQSRPSGHSLESGLYRPPGLLPQGQKSQNQVVESRAPVSSQHHHHVSPPLPPARTPVITPNPPASQALSCYANSSSISGVSTVTTSPPAGCPVKNVIIRSDTWQRGREPGPQTSSTVTTPTSPLDALLQPSYQGAQAGTTTHPHQRAPPRPQQQGPANSQSQPMQGKTSYYGRAEMERSPALSSSSSLFSSGHQRAGESVITSRVSNPLPSSASAYCPMAPTAARTTVNSAPRPSNPVLSSRLGHQPGSASTQAYSQPHLRPLASVPQSIEEALDKLDAELEGHMQAEERRKRDREEEERKIREEERRRRREWEKKQEEERKKKELEKKEEERKRRELERQEEERKKREWERQEQERKKREWERQEQERKKREWERQEEERRRRELERQEEERKKREWERQEQERKKREWERQEQDRKKRDWERQEQERKKREWERQEEEKKKQREWERKEEEKKRRMERKREEELRSAKGKEQTAIENLERLLSGNSSPTPPPPRLSSATTPPSAPPPPNTRASPPYPWLSRGGVLPCPPGQTPNTTAPLERLRPPPLTPQTEYAREKQRQREMWSNNGGTTLSPSSTHNTSGMNQLAYHNQAHKPPTMQAAPSQSKDSVRERDSSSSSQQQTAGGLCSLPTPALREPPKLYQAFPRDNLPPAPPSSTTSSSTGSLLHKRMPSGGLGSLGSSASSCSGDSDSAQFEEEPSELSTLLPDGLANIMAMLDESIKKEEEMYSNEKTGSRGLLDTFSPSVQPVKSYLCAPDLIPAPKHQPNQEEFGSNPHASPPVLSRQGSLASPCSRTSSLNEEDEDCLKAPPNIPLNPKQSMDMAMGAANTNYRHSDLAKLYGLPDPAKSEADEEEDEDESETPSCSPPPQRPHLHQTGVNSMFKSLATVLESQKYAYRGGPFGRPPPSALVGVKYSSSLSLGPDICHQQQGNSPTSDSTNHPGFSPAVPPLKSSPTPLLENKKLTVEEADIWRDGRETTDKRINSIKKEFIPSIKPVKKVKEEQKLTTISESSLAELGRSCEVMLSRQSLPNKSSADKPNSHVKLEDRHKPEREKERNRERDKNRDRDRDREKEKKRKHGHSHSSSSSSSKKYEERKERKKKHREKREEMTFSSSSSSSSSTHSSSSSGSGHKRHKDGKSHKEKKDRRILGDLDLQSKEVREKNRARSDSEKKKRKEASSAGSTSEGEHAEWTSQSSGERSSGCKKDTESSGSSLGSMDFLKLKALSDGPPKELKIRLIKVESGDRETFIASEVEEKRIPLEDICIKNTASEIIRACKGARVKGKFRESYLLPAFSVKPVMTSDVPIPREKLNPPTPSIYLESKRDAFSPVLLQFCTDPKNPVTVIRGLAGSLRLNLGLFSTKSLVDANSEHAVEVRTQVQQPADENWDATGTGQTWPCESSRSHTTIAKYAQYQASSFQESLQEEKGSDEEEDDDDEKDKDKEKEKEKEKEKEKEKEKEKEKKLSNSPDTPSKDSSKESASGEQKPVGKIIKFGTNIDLSDPKRWKPQLQELQKLPAFMRVASSGNMLSHVGHTILGMNTVQLYMKVPGSRTPGHQENNNFCSVNINIGPGDCEWFSVHENYWHAISDFCEKHGVDYLTGSWWPVLEDLYKANIPVYRFIQRPGDLVWINAGTVHWVQAVGWCNNIAWNVGPLHAYQYQLALERFEWNEVKKVKSIVPMIHVSWNVARTVKVTDPDTYKMVRHCLLQSIKHIQILRDQLVATGKKISYQSRVKDEPAYYCNECDVEVFDLLFVTSENSSRKTYVVHCEDCARQRSPSLTNVVVLEQYRIEELMNTYDSFSLATPSGSR; translated from the exons GCTGGATGCATCACGCGGTAGAGCAGTTTGGCGGGCGTGGCACACGGGACTCCTTCCCTCTGGACGGACTCAACCGGGGACCATGGGCTCCCGTGGGTGGCCGCGCCTGGCCGCCACCTGCCAG GTGTTCGCCTGGAATAAACCAACACCAGCTCCTCCCCCATCTACCTCCTGGTCCTATGGGTGGACTGAACCATCCCAGTAAATTCTTCAATAATGG GCCCATGCAAGTGCGAGGAGGCGAGAAGCTGGACCTCCCCCAGGCCATGTTATCAGGCCTGCAGAGGGAGCAGCAGAgacctcctcatcatcatcttcatcctccacctccccacaGAGCATGGGAGCAACTAGGCCAGTTGTACGaatcccaccctcctcctcctcaaggACATCCCGCCGTGCCCCTGCCTAACGAACACACACTCCGTCTCCATAATGGAGGTTATGCTGGCAGCGGCGGACCTCCCCCCAATCCCCACCTTCCCCCCGGCAGGCCCAACCAACTGCTGAAG TTTGGGGGTCCTCAGGAGCAGCACATCCCCCGGGGTCCGCTGGGAGATGAGATGTGGGCTCAGGTGCAGCAG CAGCAGAGGGGCTACCCAGGGAAGATGCTAGGGGGTCAGCTGAAGAGACCGGCCCCTCCATTGGGAGAGCACTCGGTCATCCAGCACACCCCTCTGCCATCCCTCCACCCGTCCTCCCGCCCAGGCGCTGAGGACTGTCCCAGCCCCagcaagaggaagaagagcTCGGATCAG gtgTCCCATCCAGGGCTGCAGCGTTTCTCTGGCCTGGGCCAGTCTTTGCCCTCCCAGCAGCAGCCCTCGGGCCACTACCCCCCTCCAAAACCGGCCTTCTGGAACCCCCTTCACAAGGCCAACACTCCCTGGCAGCCCCACACCACTGAACGCAAGAACGCGCCGTCGCAGGAGTTCCAGGTCCGAACA GAAACCAACAAACAAAGCATGGGCGGCTACACCCACAagtcctctcctgtctcctccacccCTTCGACCCTCTCCCCTCCGCCGACCTCTTCTCCTGGAAGCTACAACCAGGGATGTGGTGCCCCCCAACCCCAGAAGGCTGCGTTCCAACCTCAGGCTGTAAACCAGCAGTCCCCTCACTCCTCATACTCCCACCCCAGCTCCAAACTAGCTCCGACTCCACCCCGCCAGGCCATGGAGCCTCGTGGCCCTCAGAGAGGCCTTCTCATTGGGGGCCGATGTGGCAGCCAAGCCTTCCCTCATACGCCATCTACCCCGACCAGGGGGGATAGAGACCAACATTTACATACCCAATCTTCACCAGCAAACCCCCCTgctaccagcagcagcagtgtgccTTACAGCCACTTCCAGCCTCATCCAGGGCTGGGGCACCAgggtccccctcctcctccacctcctcctcctgccagcAGCACCTCAGTACCTCAGCAACAGCAAAGTGGGCCCCACGAGGCCTGGAGATACCAGAGCAGGCCCAGCGGTCATTCCCTG GAGTCGGGCCTCTACAGGCCTCCAGGACTGCTACCTCAGGGCCAAAAGAGCCAGAATCAGGTTGTGGAGAGTCGGGCTCCAGTTTCCTCCCAGCATCACCACCACGTCAgcccccctctgcccccagCCCGAACCCCTGTCATCACCCCCAATCCTCCCGCCTCCCAGGCCCTCAGCTGCTATGCcaacagcagcagtattagTGGAGTGTCCACAGTGACCACATCGCCCCCTGCTGGTTGCCCTGTGAAAAACGTTATTATCAGGAGTGACAcctggcagagaggaagagagccaGGACCCCAGACCTCCAGCACAGTCACCACCCCCACCTCTCCGCTGGATGCCCTGCTGCAGCCAAGCTATCAGGGAGCCCAAGCTGGCACTACCACCCACCCGCACCAGCGGGCACCGCCCCGACCACAACAGCAGGGACCCGCCAATTCCCAGTCCCAGCCCATGCAGGGGAAGACGTCATACTATGGTCGGGCTGAGATGGAGCGTAGTCCCGCGctttcctcatcctcttccttgTTCTCCTCAGGGCACCAGAGGGCAGGGGAGAGTGTGATTACGAGCAGAGTTTCAAACCCTCTTCCTAGCTCTGCTAGTGCATATTGCCCGATGGCTCCAACAGCAGCTCGTACCACTGTCAACTCTGCCCCCAGGCCATCCAATCCAGTCCTCTCCTCCAGACTGGGTCATCAGCCAGGCTCTGCCTCTACCCAGGCCTACTCCCAACCCCACCTTCGTCCTCTGGCCTCCGTCCCCCAGTCCATTGAAGAGGCTCTAGATAAGCTGGATGCCGAGCTGGAGGGACACATGCAGgctgaggaaaggaggaagagggaccgagaggaggaagagagaaaaattagagaagaggagaggcggagaaggagagaatgggagaagaagcaggaggaggagaggaagaagaaagagttggagaagaaagaggaggagaggaagaggagagaattggagagacaggaggaggagaggaagaagagagaatgggagaggcaggagcaggagaggaagaagagagaatgggagagacaggagcaggagaggaagaagagagaatgggagaggcaagaagaggagaggaggaggagagaacttgagaggcaggaagaggagaggaaaaagagagaatgggagaggcaggagcaagagaggaagaagagagaatgggagaggcaGGAGCAagacaggaagaagagagattgggagagacaggagcaggagaggaagaagagagaatgggagaggcaggaggaggaaaagaaaaagcaaagagagtgggagagaaaagaggaggagaagaagaggaggatggagcggaagagggaggaggaactGCGCAGTGCTAAAGGCAAAGAGCAGACTGCTATTGAAAATCTGGAGAGACTGCTCTCCGGCAACTCTTCCCCAACACCCCcacctcctcgcctctcctctgccACCACACCTCCTTCTGCCCCACCTCCCCCCAATACTCGCGCCTCACCCCCCTACCCCTGGCTAAGCCGTGGCGGTGTACTCCCCTGTCCTCCGGGCCAGACCCCCAACACCACTGCCCCTCTGGAGAGGTTGCGACCGCCCCCTCTCACCCCTCAGACGGAATATgccagagaaaaacagaggcagagggagatgtGGAGCAACAATGGCGGCACGACACTCAGTCCCTCATCTACACACAATACCTCAGGGATGAACCAGCTGGCGTACCACAACCAGGCCCACAAGCCCCCCACGATGCAAGCTGCACCCAGCCAATCCAAAGACTctgtcagggagagagacagcagcagcagcagccagcagcaaaCCGCTGGaggtctctgctctctccccacCCCGGCACTCAGAGAGCCCCCCAAACTGTATCAGGCCTTTCCCAGAGACAACCTGCCACCTGCACCCCCGTCGTCCaccacctccagctccaccGGGAGCCTCCTCCACAAGCGGATGCCCAGCGGTGGGCTTGGCAGCCTGGGCAGCAGTGCCAGCAGCTGCAGCGGGGACTCCGACAGTGCTCAGTTTGAGGAGGAGCCCTCAGAGTTGTCCACACTGCTCCCTGATGGTCTAGCTAACATTATGGCAATGCTGGATGAATCTAtcaaaaaggaagaggagatgtaTAGCAATGAGAAGACAGGATCCAGAGGTCTCCTTGACACCTTCTCCCCTAGCGTCCAGCCTGTCAAGAGCTACCTGTGCGCCCCAGACCTCATACCAGCGCCCAAGCATCAGCCAAACCAGGAGGAGTTTGGATCCAATCCCCATGCTAGCCCTCCTGTGCTCAGCCGCCAAGGCTCTCTGGCATCCCCTTGCAGCCGGACTTCCTCTCTcaatgaggaggatgaggactgCCTGAAAGCTCCTCCAAATATCCCTCTGAACCCTAAACAGTCAATGGACATGGCAATGGGAGCAGCAAACACCAACTACCGCCACAGTGACCTGGCCAAGCTTTATGGCCTCCCTGACCCGGCTAAAAGCGAggctgatgaggaggaggacgaagatGAGTCTGAGACCCCCTCCTGTTCCCCACCACCCCAAAGACCCCACCTTCACCAGACAGGGGTTAACAGCATGTTCAAGTCCCTGGCGACAGTCCTAGAGAGCCAGAAGTACGCTTACCGAGGTGGGCCTTTTGGAAGACCACCTCCATCTGCTCTGGTTGGGGTCAAATATTCCTCTTCACTTTCACTGGGCCCTGACATCTGCCACCAGCAACAAGGCAATTCCCCCACCTCAGATTCCACCAATCATCCAGGATTCAGTCCGGCTGTCCCACCTCTGAAGTCCTCCCCAACTCCTTTGTTAGAAAACAAGAAACTGACAGTAGAGGAGGCTGATATCTGGAGGGACGGTAGAGAAACAACAGATAAAAGGATAAACTCTATTAAAAAGGAGTTTATTCCCTCAATAAAGCCTGTTAAGAAAGTCAAGGAGGAGCAGAAGCTGACCACCATTTCGGAGTCCTCCCTGGCCGAGCTGGGCAGGAGCTGTGAGGTCATGCTTAGTCGGCAGTCACTCCCGAACAAGAGCTCCGCTGATAAACCCAACAGCCATGTCAAGCTGGAGGATAGACACAAGcccgagagagagaaggaacggaacagagagagggacaaaaacAGGGATAGGGACAGAgatagggagaaagagaagaagaggaagcatGGCCACAGccacagtagcagcagcagcagcagcaagaagtatgaagagagaaaagagaggaagaagaagcacagagaaaagagggaagagatgaccttctcctcttcttcatcctcatcttcctccaccCATTCCAGCTCCAGCTCGGGCTCCGGCCACAAGCGGCACAAGGATGGCAAGAGCCACAAGGAGAAGAAGGATCGCAGAATCCTCGGTGACCTCGACCTCCAGAGCAAGGAGGTACGCGAGAAGAACCGGGCTCGCTCCGactcagaaaaaaagaaacgcaAAGAAGCATCGAGTGCTGGCTCCACCAGTGAAGGAGAGCACGCCGAATGGACCTCTCAGAGTTCTGGAGAAAGATCCTCCGGCTGCAAAAAAGACACTGAATCGTCCGGTTCCTCATTGGGTTCCATGGACTTCCTGAAGCTGAAGGCATTGTCGGATGGGCCACCCAAGGAGCTGAAGATCCGCCTGATCAAAGTTGAGAGCGGGGACAGGGAGACGTTCATCGCCTCGGAGGTGGAAGAGAAGAGGATCCCTCTGGAGGACATCTGCATCAAAAACACTGCCAGTGAAATCATCAGGGCCTGCAA GGGTGCAAGGGTGAAAGGGAAGTTCAGAGAGTCCTACTTGCTACCAGCCTTCTCCGTCAAGCCCGTCATGACCTCAGACGTGCCCATTCCCAGAGAGAAGCTCAACCCTCCTACACCCAGCATCTAT TTGGAGAGTAAGAGGGATGCCTTCTCCCCTGTGCTGCTGCAGTTCTGCACAGACCCTAAGAATCCAGTTACCGTCATCAGGGGCCTGGCCGGATCACTACGACTCA acCTGGGCCTGTTCTCCACCAAGTCACTGGTGGACGCCAACTCAGAGCATGCTGTGGAGGTGAGGACTCAGGTGCAGCAGCCTGCTGATGAGAACTGGGACGCCACTGGGACGGGTCAGACCTGGCCCTGTGAGAGCAGCCGCTCCCACACCACCATCGCAAAGTATGCCCAGTACCAGGCCTCCAGCTTCCAGGAGAGCCTGCAG GAGGAGAAAGgcagtgatgaggaggaggatgacgatgatgaaaaggacaaggacaaggagaaggaaaaggagaaggaaaaggagaaggaaaaagagaaagaaaaagagaaagagaagaagctATCCAACAGTCCTGACACACCCAGCAAGGACAGCTCAAAGGAGAGCGCCAG CGGTGAGCAGAAACCAGTGGGGAAGATCATTAAATTTGGCACCAACATTGACCTGTCAGATCCCAAGAG ATGGAAGCCCCAGCTACAGGAGCTGCAGAAGCTGCCAGCTTTTATGCGCGTAGCATCCAGTGGCAACATGCTGAGCCACGTGGGCCACACTATCTTAGGCATGAACACTGTCCAGCTCTACATGAAGGTCCCTGGGAGCCGGACGCCTG GTCACCAGGAGAACAATAACTTCTGCTCGGTGAACATCAACATCGGCCCTGGGGACTGTGAGTGGTTCTCCGTCCATGAGAACTACTGGCATGCTATCAGCGACTTCTGTGAAAA GCATGGAGTGGACTACCTGACAGGGTCCTGGTGGCCGGTGCTGGAAGACCTCTACAAGGCCAACATCCCTGTGTACCGCTTCATCCAGCGGCCCGGAGACTTGGTGTGGATCAACGCTGGGACCGTTCACTGGGTCCAGGCCGTGGGCTGGTGCAACAACATCGCCTGGAACGTCGGACCTCTCCACG cctACCAGTACCAGCTGGCCCTAGAGAGGTTTGAGTGGAACGAGGTGAAGAAGGTCAAGTCCATCGTCCCCATGATCCACGTGTCCTGGAACGTGGCCCGCACTGTCAAGGTCACCGACCCAGACACCTACAAGATGGTCAG ACACTGCCTGCTGCAGTCCATCAAGCACATCCAGATCCTGCGGGACCAGCTGGTGGCCACAGGCAAGAAGATTTCCTACCAGAGTCGCGTCAAGGACGAGCCCGCCTACTACTGCAACGAGTGTGAT GTGGAGGTGTTCGACTTGCTGTTTGTGACCAGCGAGAACAGCAGCAGGAAGACGTACGTGGTTCACTGTGAGGACTGCGCCCGCCAGCGCAGCCCCAGCCTGACCAACGTGGTGGTGCTGGAGCAGTACCGCATAGAGGAGCTCATGAACACATACGACAGCTTCAGCCTG GCCACGCCGTCCGGCTCCCGGTGA